The Vulpes vulpes isolate BD-2025 chromosome 10, VulVul3, whole genome shotgun sequence genome has a window encoding:
- the BTBD19 gene encoding BTB/POZ domain-containing protein 19 isoform X3: METPGLVVQGEAASFSTALRSLLNNPQYSDVCFVVGQERQEVFAHRCLLACRCNFFRGLLGPKLGPGMPSPVVLSTVPAEAFLAVLEFLYTNSVRLHRHSVLEVLTAAVEYGLEELRARARVHWRFQLCLEFVVKVMDVEMVCEALQVAVTFGLGALQERCVAFIEAHSREALRTRGFLELSAPALLPLLRSDRLCVDEAELVLAARSWARVGAAVLERPVAEVAAPVVRELRLALLAPAELSALEEQNQREPLIPVEQIVEAWKCHALRRGDATRGAPCRRRRGTLPREHHGFLDLPLK, from the exons atggAGACCCCAGGACTGGTTGTGCAAGGGGAGGCTGCATCCTTTTCCACAGCACTCCGAAGCCTGCTCAACAATCCCCAATACAG TGATGTTTGCTTTGTGGTCGGTCAAGAGCGGCAGGAGGTGTTTGCTCACCGGTGCTTGTTGGCCTGTAGATGCAACTTCTTCCGAGGACTTCTTGGCCCAAAGCTGGGCCCCGGGATGCCTAGCCCTGTGGTGCTAAGCACCGTGCCAGCTGAGGCCTTCCTGGCAGTGCTGGAGTTCCTGTACACCAACAGTGTCAGGCTGCACCGCCACTCT GTGCTGGAGGTGCTGACCGCGGCTGTGGAATATGGGCTGGAGGAACTGCGAGCG aggGCACGGGTTCACTGGAGGTTTCAG cTGTGCCTGGAGTTTGTGGTGAAGGTGATGGATGTGGAAATGGTCTGTGAGGCCTTGCAG GTTGCCGTGACCTTTGGCCTGGGAGCCCTGCAGGAGCGTTGCGTAGCCTTCATAGAGGCCCACAGCCGG GAGGCGCTCCGGACCCGCGGCTTCTTGGAGCTGTCGGCGCCCGCCTTGCTGCCCCTGCTGCGCAGCGACAGGCTCTGCGTGGACGAGGCCGAGCTGGTCCTGGCCGCCCGGAGCTGGGCGCGCGTCGGCGCG GCCGTGCTGGAGCGGCCTGTGGCCGAGGTGGCGGCCCCGGTGGTGCGGGAGCTGAGACTGGCCTTACTGGCCCCGGCGGAGCTGAGCGCCCTGGAGGAGCAGAACCAGCGGGAGCCGCTCATCCCG GTGGAGCAGATCGTGGAGGCGTGGAAGTGCCACGCTCTGCGGAGAGGGGATGCGACCCGGGGCGCCCCGTGCCGCCGCCGGAGGGGGACCCTGCCCCGGGAGCACCACGGCTTTCTGGATCTGCCCCTTAAGTGA
- the BTBD19 gene encoding BTB/POZ domain-containing protein 19 isoform X2 codes for METPGLVVQGEAASFSTALRSLLNNPQYSDVCFVVGQERQEVFAHRCLLACRCNFFRGLLGPKLGPGMPSPVVLSTVPAEAFLAVLEFLYTNSVRLHRHSVSPSGMGLGAWGAGGGAGKLPLPQPPTLQVLEVLTAAVEYGLEELRALCLEFVVKVMDVEMVCEALQVAVTFGLGALQERCVAFIEAHSREALRTRGFLELSAPALLPLLRSDRLCVDEAELVLAARSWARVGATCFLKLSLQIPDTQSKSSCLLIFPNSAPIVFLIHVGAPARNLHLGLALFLCITAASCSFHLLRDRRVAECTNPKYASLG; via the exons atggAGACCCCAGGACTGGTTGTGCAAGGGGAGGCTGCATCCTTTTCCACAGCACTCCGAAGCCTGCTCAACAATCCCCAATACAG TGATGTTTGCTTTGTGGTCGGTCAAGAGCGGCAGGAGGTGTTTGCTCACCGGTGCTTGTTGGCCTGTAGATGCAACTTCTTCCGAGGACTTCTTGGCCCAAAGCTGGGCCCCGGGATGCCTAGCCCTGTGGTGCTAAGCACCGTGCCAGCTGAGGCCTTCCTGGCAGTGCTGGAGTTCCTGTACACCAACAGTGTCAGGCTGCACCGCCACTCTGTGAGCCCATCGGGcatggggctgggggcctggggggcagggggaggggcagggaaacTCCCACTCCCCCAACCACCCACTCTGCAGGTGCTGGAGGTGCTGACCGCGGCTGTGGAATATGGGCTGGAGGAACTGCGAGCG cTGTGCCTGGAGTTTGTGGTGAAGGTGATGGATGTGGAAATGGTCTGTGAGGCCTTGCAG GTTGCCGTGACCTTTGGCCTGGGAGCCCTGCAGGAGCGTTGCGTAGCCTTCATAGAGGCCCACAGCCGG GAGGCGCTCCGGACCCGCGGCTTCTTGGAGCTGTCGGCGCCCGCCTTGCTGCCCCTGCTGCGCAGCGACAGGCTCTGCGTGGACGAGGCCGAGCTGGTCCTGGCCGCCCGGAGCTGGGCGCGCGTCGGCGCG ACCTGCTTCTTGAAGCTCTCTCTCCAGATCCCCGACACTCAGTCCAAGTCGAGCTGCCTTCTCATCTTCCCCAATTCCGCCCCCATCGTGTTTCTCATCCACGTGGGTGCCCCAGCCAGAAACCTGCATCTCGGCCTTGCCTTGTTCCTCTGCATCACAGCTGCCTCCTGCAGCTTCCACCTTCTAAGAGACCGAAGGGTCGCTGAATGTACCaacccaaaatatgcctctttgggcTAA
- the BTBD19 gene encoding BTB/POZ domain-containing protein 19 isoform X5 has product METPGLVVQGEAASFSTALRSLLNNPQYRCNFFRGLLGPKLGPGMPSPVVLSTVPAEAFLAVLEFLYTNSVRLHRHSVLEVLTAAVEYGLEELRARARVHWRFQLCLEFVVKVMDVEMVCEALQVAVTFGLGALQERCVAFIEAHSREALRTRGFLELSAPALLPLLRSDRLCVDEAELVLAARSWARVGAAVLERPVAEVAAPVVRELRLALLAPAELSALEEQNQREPLIPVEQIVEAWKCHALRRGDATRGAPCRRRRGTLPREHHGFLDLPLK; this is encoded by the exons atggAGACCCCAGGACTGGTTGTGCAAGGGGAGGCTGCATCCTTTTCCACAGCACTCCGAAGCCTGCTCAACAATCCCCAATACAG ATGCAACTTCTTCCGAGGACTTCTTGGCCCAAAGCTGGGCCCCGGGATGCCTAGCCCTGTGGTGCTAAGCACCGTGCCAGCTGAGGCCTTCCTGGCAGTGCTGGAGTTCCTGTACACCAACAGTGTCAGGCTGCACCGCCACTCT GTGCTGGAGGTGCTGACCGCGGCTGTGGAATATGGGCTGGAGGAACTGCGAGCG aggGCACGGGTTCACTGGAGGTTTCAG cTGTGCCTGGAGTTTGTGGTGAAGGTGATGGATGTGGAAATGGTCTGTGAGGCCTTGCAG GTTGCCGTGACCTTTGGCCTGGGAGCCCTGCAGGAGCGTTGCGTAGCCTTCATAGAGGCCCACAGCCGG GAGGCGCTCCGGACCCGCGGCTTCTTGGAGCTGTCGGCGCCCGCCTTGCTGCCCCTGCTGCGCAGCGACAGGCTCTGCGTGGACGAGGCCGAGCTGGTCCTGGCCGCCCGGAGCTGGGCGCGCGTCGGCGCG GCCGTGCTGGAGCGGCCTGTGGCCGAGGTGGCGGCCCCGGTGGTGCGGGAGCTGAGACTGGCCTTACTGGCCCCGGCGGAGCTGAGCGCCCTGGAGGAGCAGAACCAGCGGGAGCCGCTCATCCCG GTGGAGCAGATCGTGGAGGCGTGGAAGTGCCACGCTCTGCGGAGAGGGGATGCGACCCGGGGCGCCCCGTGCCGCCGCCGGAGGGGGACCCTGCCCCGGGAGCACCACGGCTTTCTGGATCTGCCCCTTAAGTGA
- the BTBD19 gene encoding BTB/POZ domain-containing protein 19 isoform X4: METPGLVVQGEAASFSTALRSLLNNPQYSDVCFVVGQERQEVFAHRCLLACRCNFFRGLLGPKLGPGMPSPVVLSTVPAEAFLAVLEFLYTNSVRLHRHSVLEVLTAAVEYGLEELRALCLEFVVKVMDVEMVCEALQVAVTFGLGALQERCVAFIEAHSREALRTRGFLELSAPALLPLLRSDRLCVDEAELVLAARSWARVGAAVLERPVAEVAAPVVRELRLALLAPAELSALEEQNQREPLIPVEQIVEAWKCHALRRGDATRGAPCRRRRGTLPREHHGFLDLPLK, translated from the exons atggAGACCCCAGGACTGGTTGTGCAAGGGGAGGCTGCATCCTTTTCCACAGCACTCCGAAGCCTGCTCAACAATCCCCAATACAG TGATGTTTGCTTTGTGGTCGGTCAAGAGCGGCAGGAGGTGTTTGCTCACCGGTGCTTGTTGGCCTGTAGATGCAACTTCTTCCGAGGACTTCTTGGCCCAAAGCTGGGCCCCGGGATGCCTAGCCCTGTGGTGCTAAGCACCGTGCCAGCTGAGGCCTTCCTGGCAGTGCTGGAGTTCCTGTACACCAACAGTGTCAGGCTGCACCGCCACTCT GTGCTGGAGGTGCTGACCGCGGCTGTGGAATATGGGCTGGAGGAACTGCGAGCG cTGTGCCTGGAGTTTGTGGTGAAGGTGATGGATGTGGAAATGGTCTGTGAGGCCTTGCAG GTTGCCGTGACCTTTGGCCTGGGAGCCCTGCAGGAGCGTTGCGTAGCCTTCATAGAGGCCCACAGCCGG GAGGCGCTCCGGACCCGCGGCTTCTTGGAGCTGTCGGCGCCCGCCTTGCTGCCCCTGCTGCGCAGCGACAGGCTCTGCGTGGACGAGGCCGAGCTGGTCCTGGCCGCCCGGAGCTGGGCGCGCGTCGGCGCG GCCGTGCTGGAGCGGCCTGTGGCCGAGGTGGCGGCCCCGGTGGTGCGGGAGCTGAGACTGGCCTTACTGGCCCCGGCGGAGCTGAGCGCCCTGGAGGAGCAGAACCAGCGGGAGCCGCTCATCCCG GTGGAGCAGATCGTGGAGGCGTGGAAGTGCCACGCTCTGCGGAGAGGGGATGCGACCCGGGGCGCCCCGTGCCGCCGCCGGAGGGGGACCCTGCCCCGGGAGCACCACGGCTTTCTGGATCTGCCCCTTAAGTGA
- the BTBD19 gene encoding BTB/POZ domain-containing protein 19 isoform X7, whose translation METPGLVVQGEAASFSTALRSLLNNPQYSDVCFVVGQERQEVFAHRCLLACRCNFFRGLLGPKLGPGMPSPVVLSTVPAEAFLAVLEFLYTNSVRLHRHSARVSFRFPPMGSVHTLPHTHCGLQRNVYQHTRRYVVLSQLCLEFVVKVMDVEMVCEALQVAVTFGLGALQERCVAFIEAHSREALRTRGFLELSAPALLPLLRSDRLCVDEAELVLAARSWARVGAAVLERPVAEVAAPVVRELRLALLAPAELSALEEQNQREPLIPVEQIVEAWKCHALRRGDATRGAPCRRRRGTLPREHHGFLDLPLK comes from the exons atggAGACCCCAGGACTGGTTGTGCAAGGGGAGGCTGCATCCTTTTCCACAGCACTCCGAAGCCTGCTCAACAATCCCCAATACAG TGATGTTTGCTTTGTGGTCGGTCAAGAGCGGCAGGAGGTGTTTGCTCACCGGTGCTTGTTGGCCTGTAGATGCAACTTCTTCCGAGGACTTCTTGGCCCAAAGCTGGGCCCCGGGATGCCTAGCCCTGTGGTGCTAAGCACCGTGCCAGCTGAGGCCTTCCTGGCAGTGCTGGAGTTCCTGTACACCAACAGTGTCAGGCTGCACCGCCACTCT GCCCGGGTCTCGTTTCGCTTTCCTCCCATGGGCTCAGTTCACACCCTGCCTCACACACACTGTGGCCTGCAGAGGAACGTGTACCAACACACAA GAAGGTATGTGGTGCTGAG ccagcTGTGCCTGGAGTTTGTGGTGAAGGTGATGGATGTGGAAATGGTCTGTGAGGCCTTGCAG GTTGCCGTGACCTTTGGCCTGGGAGCCCTGCAGGAGCGTTGCGTAGCCTTCATAGAGGCCCACAGCCGG GAGGCGCTCCGGACCCGCGGCTTCTTGGAGCTGTCGGCGCCCGCCTTGCTGCCCCTGCTGCGCAGCGACAGGCTCTGCGTGGACGAGGCCGAGCTGGTCCTGGCCGCCCGGAGCTGGGCGCGCGTCGGCGCG GCCGTGCTGGAGCGGCCTGTGGCCGAGGTGGCGGCCCCGGTGGTGCGGGAGCTGAGACTGGCCTTACTGGCCCCGGCGGAGCTGAGCGCCCTGGAGGAGCAGAACCAGCGGGAGCCGCTCATCCCG GTGGAGCAGATCGTGGAGGCGTGGAAGTGCCACGCTCTGCGGAGAGGGGATGCGACCCGGGGCGCCCCGTGCCGCCGCCGGAGGGGGACCCTGCCCCGGGAGCACCACGGCTTTCTGGATCTGCCCCTTAAGTGA
- the BTBD19 gene encoding BTB/POZ domain-containing protein 19 isoform X1, which produces METPGLVVQGEAASFSTALRSLLNNPQYSDVCFVVGQERQEVFAHRCLLACRCNFFRGLLGPKLGPGMPSPVVLSTVPAEAFLAVLEFLYTNSVRLHRHSVSPSGMGLGAWGAGGGAGKLPLPQPPTLQVLEVLTAAVEYGLEELRALCLEFVVKVMDVEMVCEALQVAVTFGLGALQERCVAFIEAHSREALRTRGFLELSAPALLPLLRSDRLCVDEAELVLAARSWARVGAAVLERPVAEVAAPVVRELRLALLAPAELSALEEQNQREPLIPVEQIVEAWKCHALRRGDATRGAPCRRRRGTLPREHHGFLDLPLK; this is translated from the exons atggAGACCCCAGGACTGGTTGTGCAAGGGGAGGCTGCATCCTTTTCCACAGCACTCCGAAGCCTGCTCAACAATCCCCAATACAG TGATGTTTGCTTTGTGGTCGGTCAAGAGCGGCAGGAGGTGTTTGCTCACCGGTGCTTGTTGGCCTGTAGATGCAACTTCTTCCGAGGACTTCTTGGCCCAAAGCTGGGCCCCGGGATGCCTAGCCCTGTGGTGCTAAGCACCGTGCCAGCTGAGGCCTTCCTGGCAGTGCTGGAGTTCCTGTACACCAACAGTGTCAGGCTGCACCGCCACTCTGTGAGCCCATCGGGcatggggctgggggcctggggggcagggggaggggcagggaaacTCCCACTCCCCCAACCACCCACTCTGCAGGTGCTGGAGGTGCTGACCGCGGCTGTGGAATATGGGCTGGAGGAACTGCGAGCG cTGTGCCTGGAGTTTGTGGTGAAGGTGATGGATGTGGAAATGGTCTGTGAGGCCTTGCAG GTTGCCGTGACCTTTGGCCTGGGAGCCCTGCAGGAGCGTTGCGTAGCCTTCATAGAGGCCCACAGCCGG GAGGCGCTCCGGACCCGCGGCTTCTTGGAGCTGTCGGCGCCCGCCTTGCTGCCCCTGCTGCGCAGCGACAGGCTCTGCGTGGACGAGGCCGAGCTGGTCCTGGCCGCCCGGAGCTGGGCGCGCGTCGGCGCG GCCGTGCTGGAGCGGCCTGTGGCCGAGGTGGCGGCCCCGGTGGTGCGGGAGCTGAGACTGGCCTTACTGGCCCCGGCGGAGCTGAGCGCCCTGGAGGAGCAGAACCAGCGGGAGCCGCTCATCCCG GTGGAGCAGATCGTGGAGGCGTGGAAGTGCCACGCTCTGCGGAGAGGGGATGCGACCCGGGGCGCCCCGTGCCGCCGCCGGAGGGGGACCCTGCCCCGGGAGCACCACGGCTTTCTGGATCTGCCCCTTAAGTGA
- the DYNLT4 gene encoding dynein light chain Tctex-type 4, with product MAGRSAPPSRQEEDTPKDPGPKLPAARPAGHLPSIDEARLAGLGPSSRRGSVLGPASSFSRRNSLAGPGAGPGGRRPSLGPVPPLGSRVSFLGLPLAPLRRAAPSYRTEPAPGERWEAARVQRSLEAALAARLCSTCYSGAEAGPLTRELCELLRVRLRELCPPRYKLVCGVVLGPRAGQGVNVASRALWDAESDGLASATFTNASLFAVAMVHGLYCE from the coding sequence ATGGCTGGCAGGTCCGCGCCCCCCAGCCGCCAGGAGGAGGATACTCCCAAAGATCCCGGCCCGAAACTACCAGCAGCGAGGCCTGCAGGCCACCTGCCCAGTATCGATGAGGCCCGCCTGGCAGGCCTGGGCCCGTCCTCCCGccggggctctgtgctgggcccagCCTCGTCCTTCTCACGTCGCAACTCCCTGGCAGGACCAGGCGCGGGTCCCGGAGGCCGGCGACCATCTCTGGGCCCAGTGCCTCCCCTAGGCTCGAGGGTTAGCTTCTTGGGGTTGCCCCTGGCCCCCCTGCGTCGAGCGGCGCCCTCCTACCGCACGGAGCCCGCGCCCGGGGAGCGCTGGGAGGCCGCTCGGGTACAGCGCTCGCTGGAGGCGGCGCTGGCGGCGCGGCTGTGCAGCACGTGCTACTCGGGCGCGGAGGCGGGGCCGCTGACCCGGGAGCTGTGCGAGCTGCTGCGAGTGCGCCTGCGCGAGCTCTGTCCCCCGCGCTACAAGCTGGTGTGCGGCGTGGTGCTGGGGCCGCGCGCCGGCCAGGGCGTGAACGTGGCCAGCCGCGCGCTCTGGGACGCCGAGAGCGACGGGCTGGCCTCCGCCACCTTCACCAACGCCTCACTCTTCGCCGTGGCCATGGTCCACGGGCTCTACTGCGAGTGA
- the BTBD19 gene encoding BTB/POZ domain-containing protein 19 isoform X6, giving the protein METPGLVVQGEAASFSTALRSLLNNPQYSDVCFVVGQERQEVFAHRCLLACRCNFFRGLLGPKLGPGMPSPVVLSTVPAEAFLAVLEFLYTNSVRLHRHSLCLEFVVKVMDVEMVCEALQVAVTFGLGALQERCVAFIEAHSREALRTRGFLELSAPALLPLLRSDRLCVDEAELVLAARSWARVGAAVLERPVAEVAAPVVRELRLALLAPAELSALEEQNQREPLIPVEQIVEAWKCHALRRGDATRGAPCRRRRGTLPREHHGFLDLPLK; this is encoded by the exons atggAGACCCCAGGACTGGTTGTGCAAGGGGAGGCTGCATCCTTTTCCACAGCACTCCGAAGCCTGCTCAACAATCCCCAATACAG TGATGTTTGCTTTGTGGTCGGTCAAGAGCGGCAGGAGGTGTTTGCTCACCGGTGCTTGTTGGCCTGTAGATGCAACTTCTTCCGAGGACTTCTTGGCCCAAAGCTGGGCCCCGGGATGCCTAGCCCTGTGGTGCTAAGCACCGTGCCAGCTGAGGCCTTCCTGGCAGTGCTGGAGTTCCTGTACACCAACAGTGTCAGGCTGCACCGCCACTCT cTGTGCCTGGAGTTTGTGGTGAAGGTGATGGATGTGGAAATGGTCTGTGAGGCCTTGCAG GTTGCCGTGACCTTTGGCCTGGGAGCCCTGCAGGAGCGTTGCGTAGCCTTCATAGAGGCCCACAGCCGG GAGGCGCTCCGGACCCGCGGCTTCTTGGAGCTGTCGGCGCCCGCCTTGCTGCCCCTGCTGCGCAGCGACAGGCTCTGCGTGGACGAGGCCGAGCTGGTCCTGGCCGCCCGGAGCTGGGCGCGCGTCGGCGCG GCCGTGCTGGAGCGGCCTGTGGCCGAGGTGGCGGCCCCGGTGGTGCGGGAGCTGAGACTGGCCTTACTGGCCCCGGCGGAGCTGAGCGCCCTGGAGGAGCAGAACCAGCGGGAGCCGCTCATCCCG GTGGAGCAGATCGTGGAGGCGTGGAAGTGCCACGCTCTGCGGAGAGGGGATGCGACCCGGGGCGCCCCGTGCCGCCGCCGGAGGGGGACCCTGCCCCGGGAGCACCACGGCTTTCTGGATCTGCCCCTTAAGTGA